A genomic stretch from Flavobacterium nitratireducens includes:
- the pyrH gene encoding UMP kinase, with protein MKYKRILLKLSGEALMGDRQYGIDPVRLAEYAEEIKKVHAKGVEIAIVIGGGNIFRGVAGASNGMDRVQGDYMGMLATVINGMALQGALEEKGMKTRLQTALKMESIAEPYIKRRADRHLEKGRIVIFGAGTGNPYFTTDTAAVLRGIEINADVILKGTRVDGVYDSDPEKNASAVKFDFISFDDVIKKGLNVMDTTAFTLSQENKLPILIFDMNKSGNLERICDGENIGTVVNI; from the coding sequence ATGAAATACAAAAGAATTCTTCTAAAATTAAGCGGAGAAGCTTTAATGGGAGACCGTCAATATGGAATTGACCCTGTAAGATTAGCTGAATATGCTGAAGAAATCAAAAAAGTACACGCAAAAGGAGTAGAAATTGCCATCGTAATTGGCGGAGGAAATATCTTTAGAGGAGTTGCAGGAGCAAGCAACGGAATGGACAGAGTGCAAGGAGATTATATGGGAATGCTTGCAACCGTTATAAACGGAATGGCTTTACAAGGTGCTCTTGAAGAAAAAGGCATGAAAACACGTTTACAAACTGCTTTAAAAATGGAGTCTATCGCTGAACCTTATATTAAAAGAAGAGCCGACAGACACTTAGAAAAAGGAAGAATTGTAATTTTTGGAGCTGGAACAGGAAACCCTTACTTTACAACCGATACAGCTGCTGTATTACGTGGAATCGAAATCAACGCTGATGTGATTTTAAAAGGAACACGTGTAGATGGAGTTTACGATTCTGACCCAGAGAAAAATGCTTCGGCAGTTAAATTCGACTTTATCTCATTTGATGATGTAATCAAAAAAGGACTAAATGTAATGGACACTACAGCCTTTACTTTAAGCCAAGAAAATAAATTACCTATCCTTATTTTTGACATGAACAAAAGCGGAAACTTAGAAAGAATCTGCGATGGAGAAAATATTGGAACTGTAGTAAATATATAA
- a CDS encoding patatin-like phospholipase family protein has translation MNLHTKSIGLALSGGGTKGLAHAGAIKFLEEQNIRPTKIAGTSAGSIVGAMYAWGKTPEEILDFFKSIYFFHWRHITFTKAGLIDSEAFKDYFHAVFKEAKLSDLEIPTQITATDMIKGQLKIFDSETKIVDALIASCSFPGVISPYQINGNHYSDGGILNHFPTDLLRKNCDTIIGVYVSPINNIKPEDLNSIRAVTTRAFDILSEHANISKFNQCDWIIQPKELSVYSTFETNKTKMDTIFNLGYEAAKYSFENKIYKI, from the coding sequence ATGAACTTACACACAAAATCAATTGGCTTAGCGCTTTCGGGTGGTGGGACAAAGGGTTTAGCCCATGCGGGTGCTATCAAATTTTTAGAAGAACAAAACATACGTCCCACAAAAATTGCAGGAACCAGTGCAGGTTCCATTGTTGGTGCTATGTATGCTTGGGGCAAAACTCCCGAGGAAATCTTAGACTTTTTCAAGTCCATCTATTTTTTTCATTGGCGACATATTACATTTACTAAAGCAGGTTTGATTGATTCGGAAGCCTTCAAAGATTATTTTCATGCTGTTTTTAAAGAGGCGAAACTATCTGATTTGGAAATCCCTACCCAAATCACCGCTACCGATATGATTAAAGGCCAACTTAAAATATTTGATTCAGAAACCAAGATTGTCGACGCACTCATCGCCTCGTGTTCGTTCCCTGGAGTGATTTCGCCGTATCAAATTAATGGCAATCACTATAGCGATGGCGGTATTTTAAATCATTTCCCAACTGATTTACTTCGAAAAAATTGCGATACTATTATTGGCGTCTATGTAAGTCCTATTAACAACATTAAACCAGAGGATTTAAATTCTATTCGAGCGGTTACCACAAGAGCATTTGATATCCTTTCGGAACACGCTAATATATCGAAATTCAATCAATGTGATTGGATTATTCAACCTAAAGAACTGAGTGTTTATAGTACCTTCGAAACCAATAAAACGAAAATGGATACGATTTTCAATTTAGGCTATGAGGCTGCCAAATACAGCTTTGAAAACAAAATTTATAAAATTTAA
- a CDS encoding thioredoxin family protein encodes MISSIARALTESYTYPAYRKLVSDLLKEGKSTGHQQTEELTHYSALNETRMNRLDKTMKISEDSIDQLKSLQNEFVWIVISEGWCGDAAQLLPVFNKMSEASEGKIEIRIVLRDEHLDVMDQFLTNNARAIPKLIVLEKETSNVVAQWGPRPKPAFDLIVNYKKEHGVIDETIKTELQLWYLHDKGMTTQNEIMTMMLELDQELSQNEILEKVKVGLN; translated from the coding sequence ATGATTTCATCAATTGCCAGAGCATTAACGGAAAGCTATACCTATCCGGCATATAGAAAATTAGTAAGCGATTTATTAAAAGAAGGAAAGTCAACAGGACATCAACAAACGGAAGAATTAACCCATTATAGTGCTTTAAACGAGACTCGTATGAATCGTTTGGATAAAACCATGAAAATTTCGGAGGATAGCATTGATCAACTAAAGTCATTACAGAATGAGTTTGTTTGGATTGTGATTTCAGAAGGTTGGTGTGGCGATGCTGCCCAACTTTTGCCTGTTTTTAATAAAATGAGTGAGGCTAGTGAAGGTAAAATTGAGATTAGAATTGTGCTTAGAGATGAGCATTTGGACGTAATGGATCAATTTTTGACCAATAACGCCAGAGCAATCCCTAAATTGATAGTTCTAGAAAAAGAGACTTCAAATGTGGTAGCACAATGGGGACCAAGACCTAAACCCGCTTTTGATTTGATTGTAAATTATAAAAAAGAGCACGGGGTTATTGATGAGACCATCAAAACAGAATTGCAGTTGTGGTATTTGCATGATAAAGGAATGACGACTCAAAACGAAATTATGACTATGATGCTAGAATTGGATCAAGAGCTATCTCAGAATGAAATTTTGGAAAAAGTAAAAGTAGGTTTAAATTAG